A window of the Petrotoga sp. 9PWA.NaAc.5.4 genome harbors these coding sequences:
- a CDS encoding ATP synthase subunit C, giving the protein MLTLGYIISLSSLAIITIILGFYFTKNTTKAKRFAKSIFGGNIAIFAVIIIFALISFFPTSAYAQTIGTTNDSANVTNDSTNDIGLGLMAAALSTGLAAIGAGIGVAVVGSASVGAISEKPELLGSTLIYVGLAEGIVIYGLIISIMILGRI; this is encoded by the coding sequence GTGTTGACTTTGGGATATATTATTTCTTTATCAAGCCTGGCAATAATAACAATTATTTTGGGCTTTTACTTTACTAAAAATACAACAAAGGCAAAAAGGTTTGCAAAAAGTATCTTTGGAGGAAATATAGCGATTTTCGCAGTTATCATTATTTTTGCTTTAATCAGCTTTTTTCCAACAAGTGCATATGCCCAAACAATTGGGACTACTAATGATAGTGCAAATGTCACAAATGATAGTACAAATGATATTGGTTTAGGTTTAATGGCTGCGGCTCTATCTACTGGTTTAGCTGCAATAGGTGCGGGTATTGGAGTCGCTGTAGTTGGATCTGCCTCTGTTGGAGCAATAAGCGAAAAACCAGAACTACTTGGGAGCACTTTAATCTATGTTGGACTAGCCGAAGGAATTGTTATTTATGGTTTGATTATTTCTATTATGATCTTAGGGAGGATATAA